In Dermacentor andersoni chromosome 4, qqDerAnde1_hic_scaffold, whole genome shotgun sequence, the following proteins share a genomic window:
- the LOC126537603 gene encoding uncharacterized protein: MRLCIPPHNTYYPCKANQIAASSRSCASLPSVPPDDKEPQTRSNFLFSSFLPPRDSRDMVHAQGIPPHFHQQSWQKHSCDRPPDRPRCGVASARNSRRQGTPVFHGWQQQQEHRLRKKEQSARQGTAIAMKHDPSSEGAVYAHGLQKNKCRDERRCHHWPGPECGRCKRWASHIDGAMARGPCHHVRFSERASQCAATAAAMQPGRGGHWTIKLPSSDFLLAAAGAAATTRPAAAKPVAGTKPAAAAVAVTAEPQPSQPPPPQPQASAQLHHHHSQWALQNYMQLVCRDKRGGGGGASQHQQHQQQRHKQPSSRLADVVAAGTFYSATSTTSYWQQQQQQQQQQQPDDSYVMYRTSAAEQRVFQQVGPYAPWRDMRPKIGCVPIRQTTCADGDGHLEPSDHQDGGFAHPGQLHSFLAFQHQEHQQQQNWDQDSYLPYQDGVPGINGQGDGDGPAYGGGAAAMGGADDADVLRDEQDEVVALLAEIDERHEKHLAFERVLQEREPTLWRHRWRTQPQFPSQHLLYQQQIIGTAGSCDSVEVFVDGGVWRSVSDNGLYDRSDRRLCPPFRVVQSRTSSVFFARFAADDITARYAQATGSPTPPPSRGSTPSPVPVVAVGTSTPPLQGSPEPGNAAASAAHDDRNEKCVEPKCGDEASGGKAEGKVSPFVVHRHSPVQVKEAACALPVTRNQPPSQHVQRQEPVDATAMHQQRKASNDFRRPSYPRREYHSTRRYNEHDHSTPPPPPSSLDRPPGGGRQFKTTDGGRFPQNGQCREAFNNRPQANNNHHHYSDGGAYARGQQQPPRGGSHSANRNRNRPNNNNRQCNGANQWNKDRARQDAGPDAGSRGGFAAHRSSLPYCCRSVAGGSRVASPADASAVTTPPPASHRGRRYNNKQGGGGAGGCGGQAQVQRQYSASRPSPQHVSPTSRDIQSAGARSVAAIDNNGGRHPSNRKPSGDASSRKPRRQQQQQQQQRADYNQPRCASSRAGESATATSPTLNSRKSCESLPTGCGNGDAAAADCADGDLAGDALNRRSMSLRMFWERTNLTIFRRRTSQ, from the exons ATGCGCTTATGTATACCTCCGCATAATACCTATTACCCGTGTAAGGCTAACCAAATCGCCGCGTCTTCGCGAAGCTGCGCATCATTGCCAAGTGTCCCTCCTGACGATAAAGAACCACAAACACGCAgcaattttcttttctcttcttttcttcccCCGCGGGACAGCCGTGACATGGTTCACGCCCAAGGGATACCGCCGCACTTCCACCAACAGAGTTGGCAGAAGCATTCCTGTGATCGCCCGCCGGATAGGCCACGCTGCGGGGTAGCGAGCGCGCGTAACAGTCGTCGCCAAGGTACGCCAGTCTTCCACGGTTGGCAACAGCAGCAGGAGCACCGTCTCCGGAAGAAAGAACAAAGCGCTCGGCAGGGAACAGCGATCGCGATGAAGCACGACCCTTCTTCGGAGGGCGCAGTTTACGCGCACGGCCTTCAGAAGAACAAGTGCCGCGACGAGCGCCGATGCCACCACTGGCCCGGCCCGGAGTGCGGCCGGTGCAAGCGGTGGGCAAGCCACATCGACGGCGCAATGGCGCGCGGCCCGTGCCACCACGTGCGGTTCTCGGAGCGGGCCAGCCAGTGTGCCGCCACGGCAGCAGCGATGCAGCCGGGGCGCGGCGGCCACTGGACCATCAAGCTGCCCTCGTCCGACTTCCTGCTGGCCGCCGCCGGCGCTGCCGCCACCACGCGACCCGCCGCCGCCAAGCCGGTGGCGGGAACCAagcctgccgctgctgctgtcgcggtTACGGCCGAGCCGCAGCcgtcgcagccgccgccgccgcaaccGCAGGCATCTGCGCAACTCCACCACCACCACTCGCAGTGGGCGCTGCAGAACTACATGCAGCTGGTGTGCCGTGACAAGCGCGGAGGCGGTGGAGGTGCCTCGCAGcaccagcagcaccagcagcagcgccACAAGCAGCCGTCGTCCCGGCTCGCCGATGTGGTCGCGGCGGGAACGTTCTACTCGGCGACCTCGACGACGTCCTActggcagcaacagcagcagcaacagcaacagcagcaacccGACGACTCCTACGTCATGTACCGCACCTCCGCAGCCGAGCAACGAGTTTTCCAGCAG GTCGGGCCATACGCGCCGTGGCGGGATATGCGCCCCAAGATTGGCTGCGTGCCAATCAGGCAGACCACGTGCGCCGACGGTGACGGCCACCTCGAGCCCAGCGACCACCAGGACGGCGGGTTCGCGCATCCGGGCCAGCTGCACTCCTTCCTCGCCTTCCAACAccaggagcaccaacagcagcagAATTGGGACCAGGACAGCTACCTGCCTTACCAGGACGGCGTGCCGGGCATCAACGGACAG GGCGACGGCGACGGGCCCGCCTACGGGGGCGGTGCTGCGGCGATGGGCGGCGccgacgatgccgacgtgcttcGCGACGAGCAGGACGAAGTGGTGGCGCTGCTGGCGGAGATCGACGAGCGCCACGAGAAGCACTTGGCCTTCGAGCGGGTGCTGCAGGAGCGGGAGCCCACCTTATGGAGGCACAG GTGGCGCACACAGCCTCAATTTCCGTCGCAGCACTTGCTGTATCAGCAACAAATCATCGGCACAGCCGGTTCATGCGACTCCGTGGAAGTCTTCGTGGACGGTGGTGTCTGGCGTTCGGTATCCGATAATGGACTTTACGATCGCAGTGATCGCAGGCTCTGCCCACCGTTCAGGGTGGTTCAAAGTAGGACGTCTTCCGTCTTCTTCGCTCGGTTTGCTGCCGACGACATAACTGCCAGATATGCCCAAGCAACGGGCTCACCAACGCCGCCTCCATCGAGGGGTAGCACTCCGAGCCCAGTCCCTGTCGTCGCTGTGGGGACTAGCACTCCTCCGCTCCAGGGCAGCCCCGAGCCAGGAAACGCTGCCGCGAGCGCTGCACACGACGACAGGAACGAGAAATGCGTCGAACCGAAGTGCGGCGACGAAGCCAGCGGAGGCAAGGCCGAGGGCAAGGTGAGCCCCTTCGTCGTTCACCGCCATTCGCCGGTTCAGGTTAAAGAAGCTGCGTGTGCTCTGCCGGTGACGAGGAACCAGCCGCCGTCGCAGCACGTGCAGAGGCAAGAGCCCGTGGACGCGACGGCGATGCATCAACAGCGGAAGGCCTCCAACGACTTCCGGCGGCCCAGCTACCCGCGACGCGAGTACCACAGCACGCGCCGGTACAACGAACACGACCAttcgacgccgccgccgccgccttccTCGCTGGACAGGCCCCCGGGAGGCGGGAGGCAGTTCAAGACGACCGACGGCGGCCGTTTCCCACAGAACGGGCAGTGCAGAGAGGCCTTCAACAATCGACCGCAAGCTAACAACAACCACCACCATTACTCGGACGGCGGTGCCTACGCGAGGGGCCAGCAGCAGCCGCCCAGAGGCGGGAGCCACTCGGCGAATCGGAACCGAAACCGCCCCAACAATAACAACCGCCAGTGCAACGGCGCCAACCAGTGGAACAAGGACAGGGCGAGGCAGGACGCCGGCCCGGACGCTGGCAGTCGCGGCGGGTTCGCCGCCCACCGCAGCTCGCTGCCCTACTGCTGCCGCAGCGTCGCCGGAGGCTCCAGGGTGGCCAGCCCAGCAGACGCGTCGGCCGTAACGACACCACCGCCAGCCTCGCATCGCGGACGCCGTTATAACAACAAGCAGGGTGGCGGTGGAGCCGGAGGGTGCGGAGGACAGGCGCAAGTCCAGAGGCAGTACTCGGCCTCGAGACCGAGTCCTCAACATGTATCTCCCACCTCCCGCGACATCCAGTCCGCCGGCGCTAGGTCTGTGGCGGCCATTGACAACAATGGCGGCAGGCATCCATCGAACAGGAAGCCCAGTGGGGATGCCTCATCGCGTAAGCCccgcaggcagcagcagcaacagcaacaacagcgtGCAGACTACAACCAGCCGCGCTGCGCCAGTAGCAGAGCCGGTGAGTCTGCAACCGCCACGTCACCCACACTGAACTCGCGCAAGTCCTGCGAAAGCCTGCCCACTGGATGCGGCAATGGCGACGCTGCCGCGGCAGACTGCGCCGACGGTGACCTGGCGGGCGATGCCTTAAACAGACGTTCCATGTCTCTCAGGATGTTCTGGGAGAGAACCAACCTCACCATCTTTCGCAGGCGGACATCGCAGTGA